tacgacaagcttTGATATGGACTGTATGAGTACCCACTAGTATagtgacatagatcactcacgtggtatttttcaaataatttcatgcactgtcttactcttgtttcatttgtccagtctcctccacctatctataATTCATGGAATGGTTGGACATGAAGCAAAATGAGCACTAGAAGCGGTGAGTCGACATGAGcctgcggtggaggagggaagcgcaTGAACGCTGGGAATACAAACAACAGCAGTAGAAACTAGGACTCAAGCGtcaagaggaggagcgcatgaggaataCGGACAAAATGAGCACATGAAGCTCgcgaagaaaaaagataaaggAAGCAGGAAAGGCcccgtcgcgctaaggtggAGGGCCTCGATGCTCTGAGGAAGGGCAGATATTCTAGATACACTTAGTAAAGAACATCTATAGTAACCCgatctatttttattccctaagtcACGGTATGattatgtgtgtgtatatatatatgtgaactTAACCAATAACAATTATCTTGAAAATGCACACTATAGAAATCCATTTTATTTCATATCTGTGTACAAGCTTTTCCCAACCAAAGCACAAAACCTGTAGAATGCCCAATGCGATAGCAGCTTGATACAGCTAAGGCTGTTACTTAggtaataaaagaaaataatgcTCAATGCAAAGGTAACATAAGAAGCACAATATAAGGTATAGTGTACACCCTTGCATGTGGATCAGCACCGGCATCTAAGAGAGTAATTAAAATAAGTAGATGATTATTGTATGTTGCAAGGTGGAATCTTTAATGATAAAAGAGGTGAGTGTGAATTGAAAAAAATAGCTAGAAACTAAAAGGAAGCTATAGAACAGCATAAACTATGACAAAAGAAGATAATCTGCTGACGGGGTACAGGCCAGAGGTGTACAGCGGCAGGGACAACGTAGTTGCCATAGGGGACGATGGTGTCGACCGCAATGGGCGGCGAGCTAGCATGCCCTCATGTTGATGCCGACTCACGAGCCTTCTTTGTCGCTGTTGCTGGTGTTGGTGGTACTCGAGGTTGGATGGATGGCACTAACGGCTCAAGCAGCTTCGGCTCGGAGAGGTGACAGAGGGACCTGAGTGTGATGCCGTGGATGTACTCGTTAGGGTGCTAGAGGTTGTTGTGAAGGTTCTAGCAGATGAGGATCATCTCCAGCAATACCTTCCCCATGACAGTGTCGCGCTTGTCGTCTTAGCAAGGCTGTCGTCGAACTTGAGGTCCACCTTTATCTCGTTCGCGATCGAGCCTTTGCCAAAGTGCACAACTTCTCTATGGCCCCTAAGCCCGTCGGATCTGCTACGTAGGAAGTCGGTGGATCTAAGGGTAGGAGTTGGGAAAGAAGAtagattataataatttgatgttgtttgttttttattgtataATCTACATTTAagattataaaaattataatctgAATGGTTAGAATTAcaataaaacaaacaaacagacctaACTAAACCGTAAGGATCAACTAGTCTACAACACGTACACTTAGATTAATACAGAAATTAATTGATGTAACCGTAGCTCGGAGAAGCCATTGTCGATCTCGGTCCCTCGGAGAAGAATAGCGACAGGAACCAGTACTAGGTTGAAGTGGCCACACATCAGTGATGCAGTGTTGAGGGCGAATCAAACACGTGCGTGAGTCATGGTGGGTCCAAGGCCCACGGTCAACTCGGCTTGTTAGCCGATATCACAACCAACCGATTGCTAACCAAAGAGAGTAGAGAAGCAAGGCAAAGGGCAACCAATCCATTGTAAGTATTTCCAAAGAGAGCAAAGATGCTAACCACTGCATGTCAACAGCCCACAAATCATCAGCCTACTCCATTGCTTCATCAGAGATTTGAAGGGTGTGATGAGTAGTGCCAACCATCATGTACACTGCATGTCAACGATACAGAAAGAGCAATTTGCCACATGACACAAACAGCGCACAATAAGGGCAGCACAGAAACAAACCCCACGATAAATCAAGTGCAGTCAGACATGGGATAAATCAAGTGACACAACTACGAGCACATTCAGACACAATGAAATACCCAAGGACAAGAAATAAAACACTGATCGCTTAATCTAGCATACCCAAACTGATATTATCACAATGTTAGCCGATGACAATGGAAACAGTAATCTAGGTACAAGCGGGCATTGCCAGTGGGCCAATCACGTACCACACCGCGCAAACACCCACCCCAGTGGCGCCAACAAGGAGCGCTATCCGTAATAGGACGACGAAAGTAAAACATCATGATGTGAATTGAAACTGAATAACTCTAGTAGATGGATAGGCTCCTTATAGTTCCACCACAGGGCCTTGTGTTGCCGCTCCAATGTTGATCGGAGCATCTTGAGCAAGCTCACTCGTCATCGTCTTCATCCTGCAAAGGAAGCAACAAACTTTAGCCTCCAGTTGGCAGTTCTAAACAAGCAGCTACCGACTTAGCCTTGTATCAACTTCGATTTGTGACCAACAACTAGACTTAACCGACCAATGAGAGTCTACTTGTCAAATCATCCGAGCGAGTTACTTCAAAGTTTGAAAAAGGGGTTATTAGGTAGATTAGATGCCGAACACATGGGCCTTCTTATTACTATCAAATTTCATGCAGTGAAGACAAGTTCAGTATGTGATACACGAAACAGACGTATACCTCTTCACTACCCTCGTCGTCATCCTCATCATTTACCTCGGACTTCGACTTGTCAGATTCctcttcgtcttcctcctcttcctccttggcAGGAGCCTTCTTGGCAGCAGTGCTCTGAACAAACCAAGACATGATTAGTACCGAATATTGGGATGCAGGATAAAGCACCAAGTATGCGTTCCTACCTCGCCCTTGTTATAGGCAGCAATGGCCTTGTTGTACTCTAGCTTGAGCTTATTGGCCTTGGCTACATAGGGAGCCTTGTCCTGCAATTAACAGCCACGTGTGTACGTTTCTCTAATCAGCACGATGTTGGTCAAATCTATCAACAACTACCACCAACTGAAAACAAACTAGACGGTGTCTCGAGGAGGCATACCGCATCGCTCAGGGATTTCCACCTGTCACCGGCTGCTTTTCCCACCTGAAAAGTTACACC
The sequence above is drawn from the Phragmites australis chromosome 10, lpPhrAust1.1, whole genome shotgun sequence genome and encodes:
- the LOC133931207 gene encoding DNA-binding protein MNB1B isoform X1, yielding MKGAKSKGAVKADAKLAVKSKGAEKPAAKGRKGKAGKDPNKPKRAPSAFFVFMEEFRKEFKEKNPKNKSVAAVGKAAGDRWKSLSDADKAPYVAKANKLKLEYNKAIAAYNKGESTAAKKAPAKEEEEEDEEESDKSKSEVNDEDDDEGSEEDEDDDE
- the LOC133931207 gene encoding DNA-binding protein MNB1B isoform X2; translation: MKGAKSKGAVKADAKLAVKSKGAEKPAAKGRKGKAGKDPNKPKRAPSAFFVFMEEFRKEFKEKNPKNKSVAAVGKAAGDRWKSLSDADKAPYVAKANKLKLEYNKAIAAYNKGESTAAKKAPAKEEEEEDEEESDKSKSEDEDDDE